A region of Corynebacterium glucuronolyticum DSM 44120 DNA encodes the following proteins:
- a CDS encoding HAD family hydrolase: MAMKAIFFDMDGTLVDSEPLWGQVTAEFSRRLGHEMTDEELYATMGGSFDHTVTYVGKLNGRTFNAEERKELMRVFYAEVMQLMKDVLVPKPGVVELLESVSAAGIPQLVTTNTYRTLADVEIAAVGTHFFSSSVAGDEVENGKPDPEMYLKAAEIVGAKPEECLVFEDSVAGMTAARDAGCVVIGLPPSHGDAIDGVATLQELHGSDSFEGVTVDTCSVWFTQLSSNA; encoded by the coding sequence ATGGCGATGAAAGCGATCTTTTTCGATATGGACGGAACTCTTGTGGATTCCGAACCCCTCTGGGGTCAGGTAACCGCAGAGTTCTCCCGTCGCCTTGGACACGAGATGACCGACGAAGAGCTGTACGCGACGATGGGTGGGTCCTTCGACCACACGGTCACCTACGTCGGAAAGCTTAACGGGCGGACGTTCAACGCTGAGGAGCGCAAAGAACTCATGCGCGTGTTCTACGCCGAGGTCATGCAGCTCATGAAGGACGTGCTCGTTCCTAAGCCCGGTGTTGTTGAACTCCTGGAGTCGGTCTCCGCGGCAGGTATTCCCCAGCTCGTAACCACCAACACGTACCGCACGCTTGCCGACGTCGAAATCGCCGCCGTAGGCACCCATTTCTTCTCGTCCTCCGTCGCCGGTGATGAGGTGGAAAACGGCAAACCGGATCCCGAAATGTACCTCAAGGCGGCAGAGATCGTCGGAGCTAAGCCAGAAGAGTGCCTCGTCTTTGAGGATTCCGTTGCGGGAATGACCGCCGCAAGAGATGCTGGATGCGTAGTCATCGGCCTTCCTCCCAGCCACGGCGATGCCATCGATGGTGTAGCAACGCTGCAGGAGCTCCACGGCTCCGATTCCTTCGAGGGAGTCACCGTCGACACGTGCTCAGTCTGGTTCACTCAGCTTAGTAGCAACGCTTAG
- the mshC gene encoding cysteine--1-D-myo-inosityl 2-amino-2-deoxy-alpha-D-glucopyranoside ligase, producing the protein MQSWPVPEHSAFDSLTGTPVPLNLYDSADDRIKPVKAGKVATMYVCGITPYDATHLGHAATYLAFDLIYRQLKANGHDVHYVQNVTDVDDPLFERAERDNVDWRELGTSQIDLFRSDMEKLSVFPPQDFVGVQEAVDEVIDMVQELIDKGVVYAIDDPEYPDLYVRVNATEQFGYESRFSREEMLDVFAERGGDPERPGKEDPLDALVWKMARPGEPSWDAPFGAGRPGWHIECSAIARNRLSVPFDIQGGGRDLVFPHHEFSAAHAEAATGEPRMAGHYVHGGMIALDGVKMSKSLGNLVFVSKLLEEGHTPAAIRLSVFSGHYRADRDFSGAILKQCESLVERLRASVDKPSPRAEAEALVTEIREALADDLDTPRAIAAIEAWANREWTGATDPEAGRLVANALDALLGIKL; encoded by the coding sequence ATGCAATCGTGGCCTGTACCTGAACATTCCGCTTTCGACTCACTGACCGGCACACCTGTGCCTCTGAACCTTTATGATTCGGCCGATGACCGGATCAAGCCTGTGAAAGCGGGTAAAGTCGCCACCATGTACGTGTGTGGCATTACACCGTACGACGCGACCCACCTCGGCCACGCCGCTACATACCTCGCTTTTGACCTCATCTACCGGCAGTTGAAGGCTAATGGCCACGACGTTCACTACGTCCAGAACGTGACCGATGTGGACGATCCGCTCTTCGAGCGCGCCGAGCGCGACAACGTCGACTGGCGAGAACTGGGCACCTCCCAGATTGACCTCTTCCGCTCCGACATGGAAAAACTCTCTGTATTCCCGCCACAGGACTTCGTCGGCGTGCAGGAAGCCGTGGATGAGGTTATCGATATGGTTCAGGAGCTCATCGATAAGGGCGTGGTGTACGCCATTGACGATCCCGAATACCCCGACCTCTACGTCCGCGTGAACGCAACCGAGCAGTTTGGCTACGAGTCCCGCTTCAGCCGTGAAGAGATGCTCGACGTGTTTGCCGAGCGCGGTGGCGACCCCGAGCGCCCGGGCAAGGAGGACCCGCTCGACGCCCTCGTGTGGAAGATGGCGCGACCGGGGGAGCCCTCCTGGGACGCGCCGTTTGGTGCTGGTCGCCCGGGCTGGCACATTGAGTGTTCCGCTATCGCACGCAACCGGTTGTCGGTGCCCTTCGACATCCAGGGCGGTGGGCGCGATCTTGTGTTCCCGCACCATGAGTTCTCCGCCGCACACGCGGAGGCGGCCACCGGCGAGCCCCGCATGGCGGGGCACTACGTGCACGGCGGAATGATCGCCCTCGACGGTGTGAAAATGTCGAAGTCCCTCGGCAACCTCGTGTTTGTATCCAAACTGCTGGAAGAAGGCCACACTCCCGCAGCGATCCGCCTGTCGGTGTTTAGTGGTCACTACCGCGCCGATAGAGATTTCTCGGGAGCAATCCTTAAGCAGTGCGAAAGCCTCGTGGAACGGCTGCGGGCAAGCGTCGACAAGCCATCACCCCGAGCAGAGGCCGAGGCCCTCGTGACCGAGATCCGTGAGGCCCTAGCCGATGACCTCGACACACCACGAGCCATCGCTGCCATCGAAGCGTGGGCGAACCGTGAGTGGACAGGAGCCACCGACCCGGAGGCCGGTCGCCTCGTCGCTAACGCACTCGATGCTCTCCTCGGAATCAAGCTGTAA
- a CDS encoding undecaprenyl-diphosphate phosphatase, whose protein sequence is MTWGQTIVLSIVQGLTEFLPVSSSGHLRIVSELLYGHDAGASFTAVVQLGTEAAVLVYFAKEIWTIIRSWCIGLVNKEKRDFYYRMGWMVIFGTIPVGVLGFLGKDLIRENLRNLWITAGVLVAFSFVFIWAEKVGSKKRGYDELTMRDAILMGFAQCLALIPGVSRSGGTISAGLFLGLNRDVAAKFSFLLAIPAVLASGLFSLPDAFAPEAGQAASGAQLLVGTVIAFVLGYASIAWLLKFVSNNSFSWFAAYRIPVGILVMILLATGVLAA, encoded by the coding sequence ATGACGTGGGGACAAACGATTGTCCTGTCCATCGTGCAGGGCCTTACCGAATTTCTCCCTGTAAGCTCCTCCGGGCACCTTCGCATTGTCAGCGAACTGCTCTACGGCCATGATGCCGGCGCTTCCTTCACCGCCGTTGTCCAGCTCGGCACGGAGGCTGCCGTCCTGGTGTACTTTGCCAAGGAAATCTGGACGATTATCCGCTCCTGGTGCATCGGTCTGGTGAATAAGGAAAAGCGCGACTTCTACTACCGCATGGGATGGATGGTCATCTTTGGCACGATTCCCGTTGGTGTTCTCGGGTTCCTAGGCAAAGATCTGATCCGTGAAAATCTTCGCAACCTGTGGATCACAGCAGGTGTTCTCGTGGCCTTCTCCTTCGTCTTCATCTGGGCAGAAAAGGTGGGATCCAAGAAGCGTGGCTACGACGAGCTGACTATGCGGGACGCAATCCTCATGGGCTTTGCGCAATGCCTTGCCCTGATTCCTGGCGTTTCTCGTTCCGGAGGCACGATCTCCGCAGGCCTTTTCCTCGGTCTGAACCGCGATGTCGCGGCGAAGTTCTCGTTCCTGCTCGCGATCCCCGCAGTGCTTGCCTCCGGGCTGTTTTCGCTTCCCGATGCCTTCGCCCCCGAAGCCGGCCAGGCCGCATCGGGCGCGCAACTTCTTGTGGGCACAGTTATCGCCTTCGTGTTGGGCTATGCCTCCATCGCATGGCTGCTGAAATTTGTTTCAAACAACTCGTTCTCCTGGTTTGCCGCTTACCGCATCCCCGTCGGTATCTTGGTCATGATTCTGCTGGCAACAGGCGTTTTAGCAGCCTAG
- a CDS encoding YncE family protein — translation MNIRSRKLISACGLLTALSIGLTSCGAADEQESMKTTEEQTDYINNPVGNATPQQSPASNKPDGTVFQVDEKFPEITDIEAAGDILAVRTGPFLHVGTVDALEKNEGTTLQISAKCGDLTVTDKTFVIACPVARDGGNSGEIFLIDAEKPALDNVRSALQPFVAAAVTTDGTVIGGSPEADAVTIFKPGESTSNTEVNTGGPVHQIIALPRTGETDLPDAVVASDMSQTRVTGVDLVKDRTGGSLRAGVGVSRIAPAENTTMLVADNIGDSLRIYNNLDVIRLHQSVPIGPHPWAVAWDNHSDTAWVTTLGDNKVTSYSLATGKPIEKDAKNTVADAQALAVLDNGTLVIGSASGEGLQIIPAK, via the coding sequence GTGAATATTCGGAGCCGGAAACTTATCAGCGCATGTGGCCTTCTTACGGCCTTGTCCATCGGACTCACCTCCTGCGGTGCTGCCGATGAACAGGAATCGATGAAGACAACTGAGGAACAAACGGACTACATCAATAACCCTGTAGGCAACGCCACTCCTCAGCAGTCACCGGCATCTAACAAGCCCGATGGCACGGTCTTCCAGGTTGACGAGAAATTCCCGGAGATCACGGACATTGAGGCTGCTGGAGACATCCTCGCTGTGCGCACGGGCCCGTTCCTGCACGTTGGCACCGTCGACGCCCTGGAGAAAAACGAGGGCACAACGCTGCAGATCAGTGCGAAGTGTGGAGACCTCACGGTCACCGATAAGACTTTCGTCATCGCCTGCCCTGTTGCTAGGGATGGCGGTAACTCCGGTGAGATTTTCCTCATCGATGCTGAAAAACCAGCGTTGGATAATGTCCGTTCGGCGCTCCAACCATTTGTTGCTGCGGCAGTAACAACCGACGGCACGGTCATTGGCGGTAGCCCAGAGGCCGACGCGGTGACAATCTTCAAACCCGGAGAATCCACATCCAACACCGAGGTCAACACTGGTGGACCCGTTCACCAAATCATCGCCCTCCCGCGCACGGGTGAAACGGACCTACCGGATGCTGTCGTAGCCTCCGATATGAGTCAGACCAGGGTAACCGGAGTAGACCTCGTGAAGGACCGTACGGGTGGCTCGCTTCGAGCCGGCGTTGGTGTTTCCCGCATCGCCCCCGCAGAGAACACAACGATGCTTGTTGCGGATAATATCGGGGATTCCTTGCGGATCTACAACAACCTCGATGTCATCCGTCTGCACCAGTCGGTTCCGATTGGTCCGCATCCGTGGGCAGTAGCCTGGGATAACCATTCAGACACTGCCTGGGTGACAACCCTGGGCGACAACAAGGTAACCAGCTATTCACTGGCTACAGGCAAACCTATTGAGAAGGACGCAAAGAACACCGTTGCTGATGCACAGGCACTTGCTGTTCTTGACAACGGCACCCTCGTCATCGGGTCTGCTTCCGGTGAAGGTCTGCAGATTATCCCCGCAAAATAG
- a CDS encoding quinone-dependent dihydroorotate dehydrogenase has product MAHPVRTALYDAALKVMFTIQPERIHDIICGGLGVLQLVTPLNRVLEKIIAVHDPRLEQEVFGVTFPRPLGLAAGFDKDATSPDAWTAVGFGYAELGTVTASPQPGNPAPRLFRLKADRGILNRMGFNNIGAAAVADNLRRRTSDDVIGINIGKTKVVPVEDAADDYRRSATLLGDLADYLVINVSSPNTPGLRNLQAVDELRPIIEVVQQSTKTPVLVKIAPDLADDDIDAVADLAREMGLAGIVATNTTISRDGLNTPKAKVEKMGAGGVSGPRLTSRALDVTKRLYDKLDGELAIISVGGISSPKDAWDRIAAGANLLQIYTAMIYEGPDLIRDIHKDLLRQLDVHGYQNLSDAVGCKQPYVPEEN; this is encoded by the coding sequence ATGGCTCACCCTGTCCGTACCGCGCTGTATGACGCTGCTTTGAAGGTAATGTTCACCATTCAGCCTGAGCGTATTCACGACATCATTTGTGGCGGACTAGGCGTTCTACAGTTGGTGACGCCCCTCAACCGCGTACTGGAAAAGATCATCGCAGTACACGATCCCCGCCTTGAGCAAGAAGTTTTCGGGGTCACCTTCCCCCGTCCGCTGGGCCTTGCCGCAGGCTTTGACAAGGATGCAACCTCTCCCGATGCGTGGACGGCCGTTGGCTTCGGCTACGCGGAGCTCGGTACCGTCACGGCTTCGCCGCAACCGGGCAACCCCGCTCCCCGACTGTTTCGCTTGAAGGCAGATCGAGGCATCCTCAACCGCATGGGGTTCAACAATATCGGTGCGGCTGCTGTTGCGGACAATCTCCGTCGGCGTACATCCGACGATGTTATCGGCATCAATATCGGAAAGACCAAGGTCGTCCCCGTGGAAGATGCCGCCGATGATTACCGTCGCTCGGCTACCCTTCTCGGTGATCTGGCCGACTACCTGGTGATCAACGTCAGCTCCCCCAACACCCCTGGGCTGCGCAACCTGCAAGCCGTTGATGAGCTTCGTCCGATCATCGAGGTGGTTCAGCAGTCTACGAAGACCCCGGTATTGGTAAAGATTGCCCCCGATCTCGCAGACGACGATATCGATGCTGTCGCCGACTTGGCGCGCGAGATGGGTTTGGCTGGCATTGTCGCTACGAACACGACGATTTCGCGTGATGGCCTAAACACTCCCAAAGCCAAGGTTGAGAAGATGGGTGCCGGCGGTGTTTCCGGTCCGCGACTTACCAGCCGCGCGCTCGACGTGACGAAGCGGCTGTACGACAAGCTTGACGGTGAGCTCGCAATCATCTCTGTCGGTGGTATTTCCTCGCCGAAGGATGCGTGGGACCGGATCGCAGCGGGTGCTAACCTTCTGCAAATTTACACCGCGATGATTTACGAGGGCCCGGATCTCATCCGCGACATTCACAAGGATCTTCTGCGACAGCTGGATGTACACGGCTACCAGAACCTTTCTGATGCCGTGGGCTGCAAGCAGCCCTACGTCCCCGAGGAGAATTAA
- a CDS encoding YbhB/YbcL family Raf kinase inhibitor-like protein yields the protein MTDYRNDSRFPGPDPYAPLKNLPSFTVTSTDFSCGDQLPKQQRGAASVSPQLAWNVDELPEGTKSIAITCFDPDAPTASGFWHWGVFNIPATVSSLPSGAGKPELEDVPEAVSLKGDSGNRGYYGSNPPAGHAPHRYLFAIHAVDTEKLDIDPDSPVTVLGFNLYFHSLARAIYWGWDQN from the coding sequence ATGACTGACTACCGAAACGACTCTCGCTTTCCAGGCCCTGATCCGTACGCACCGCTGAAGAATCTTCCTTCCTTCACAGTAACATCCACCGATTTTTCCTGCGGTGATCAGCTTCCGAAACAGCAGAGGGGAGCCGCTAGTGTTTCCCCTCAGTTGGCATGGAACGTCGACGAGCTCCCCGAGGGAACGAAGTCGATCGCGATCACGTGCTTCGACCCTGATGCACCAACAGCTTCGGGTTTCTGGCACTGGGGTGTCTTTAACATTCCTGCGACCGTCTCTTCTCTGCCCAGCGGAGCTGGCAAGCCTGAGCTTGAGGACGTACCTGAAGCCGTGTCCTTGAAGGGCGATTCTGGAAACCGTGGCTACTACGGCTCGAATCCTCCTGCCGGACACGCTCCGCATCGCTACCTCTTCGCTATCCATGCAGTTGACACGGAGAAGCTTGATATCGACCCGGATTCTCCTGTCACTGTTCTTGGATTCAATCTCTACTTCCACTCCCTTGCTCGCGCGATCTACTGGGGCTGGGACCAAAACTAG
- a CDS encoding GNAT family N-acetyltransferase, translating into MTLKIRPATEGDVNQIVDILTDAFETDPAFRRIMQPLSDETKNLRKIFDLQLRHEYLPYGIVDVEFNEEGEMLGVALWNKPGKPITFLSLLRYVPDYVRVFGKSFIAAVLRERRSEMLHPKFPHWYLYTLAVRPGHQGEGLGTTLLKHGMERAGETPIYLEASTPDSAALYKRLGFVPLGEIPDDDDMPSELGMWHPGSMPERS; encoded by the coding sequence ATGACATTAAAGATCCGTCCTGCTACTGAAGGCGATGTCAACCAGATCGTTGATATCCTCACCGATGCATTTGAAACCGACCCAGCATTTCGCCGCATCATGCAGCCACTGTCCGACGAGACGAAGAACCTCCGAAAAATCTTCGATCTCCAGCTCCGGCACGAGTATCTCCCCTACGGTATTGTTGACGTAGAGTTCAACGAAGAAGGCGAGATGCTTGGGGTCGCATTGTGGAACAAGCCTGGAAAGCCCATCACCTTTCTGTCGCTTCTTCGCTACGTCCCTGACTACGTACGGGTCTTTGGCAAGTCCTTTATCGCAGCGGTGCTCCGTGAACGACGTTCTGAGATGCTTCACCCGAAGTTCCCCCACTGGTACCTGTACACCCTCGCTGTGCGTCCCGGCCACCAGGGAGAGGGTCTAGGTACCACACTCCTAAAACACGGTATGGAGCGTGCCGGTGAGACACCGATTTATCTGGAAGCATCAACCCCAGACTCAGCAGCTTTATACAAGCGTCTAGGCTTCGTCCCACTGGGCGAAATCCCCGACGATGACGACATGCCGTCCGAGCTTGGCATGTGGCACCCTGGTTCGATGCCTGAGCGTAGCTAG
- a CDS encoding cupin domain-containing protein, with the protein MGDLLTDHGPNPYVLNIEEVTKENENFRDTLWTGKHLQMTVMSIPAGGEIGAEVHDDHDQFLRLEEGKARVMIGDSEDNLDIDQEVEDDWAIFVPAGKWHNVVNEGDKPFKVYSIYAAPDHVAGTVHKTKEDADNDPNEQH; encoded by the coding sequence ATGGGAGATCTACTTACGGATCATGGTCCGAACCCCTACGTGCTGAACATTGAGGAAGTTACTAAGGAAAATGAGAACTTCCGCGATACCCTGTGGACTGGCAAGCACCTTCAAATGACGGTAATGAGCATCCCCGCCGGTGGAGAAATCGGCGCTGAGGTGCATGACGACCATGATCAGTTCCTTCGCCTCGAAGAGGGCAAGGCACGAGTTATGATCGGTGATTCTGAGGATAACCTCGACATCGACCAGGAGGTAGAGGACGACTGGGCAATTTTCGTTCCCGCTGGTAAGTGGCACAACGTCGTAAACGAGGGAGACAAACCGTTCAAGGTGTACTCGATTTACGCAGCTCCGGACCACGTCGCCGGAACCGTTCACAAGACGAAGGAAGACGCGGATAACGATCCGAACGAGCAGCACTAG
- the meaB gene encoding methylmalonyl Co-A mutase-associated GTPase MeaB, translating into MNEDLEFLEHHLGSLTTTAGTDLGDVTAVAPEVVKRARKRINVDELVEGVEANDRRFIAQAITLLESTAVAHHVLAQELLVRLLPKAGHALRVGITGVPGVGKSTFIEALGQKLIADGHKVAVLAIDPSSTRTRGSILGDKTRMAKLAADDNAYIRPSPSAGTLGGVAKATRESIVVLEAAGYDIILVETVGVGQSEVAVSQMVDIFTFLALAGAGDQLQGIKKGVLEMADLVAINKADGKNVRNAKRAARELGAAMRMVRQPDEDWMPPVMTMSAVEHTGVDEFWDHVLEHQKVMRENGKFEENRREQQVNWTWQMVHETILQRLNSHPLVQKKKEETEHELRDGTITPTLAAQQIVQAFDTPIPES; encoded by the coding sequence GTGAACGAAGATCTCGAGTTTTTGGAGCACCACCTTGGTAGCTTGACCACGACCGCCGGTACCGATCTGGGTGATGTCACTGCAGTGGCACCAGAGGTGGTGAAACGGGCTCGCAAACGCATCAACGTGGATGAATTGGTCGAGGGAGTTGAGGCCAACGACCGGCGCTTCATCGCCCAAGCAATCACGCTCCTGGAATCGACGGCGGTGGCCCACCACGTGCTCGCACAGGAGCTCCTGGTTCGGCTGCTTCCCAAAGCCGGCCATGCCCTGCGCGTTGGTATCACCGGTGTTCCAGGCGTTGGTAAATCGACGTTCATTGAGGCTCTCGGGCAGAAACTCATTGCCGACGGCCACAAGGTCGCCGTCCTAGCCATCGATCCGTCCTCCACGCGCACCCGTGGCTCCATCCTGGGCGATAAGACCCGTATGGCAAAGCTGGCCGCCGATGACAATGCGTACATTCGCCCTTCGCCGTCTGCGGGCACCCTCGGTGGCGTGGCAAAGGCAACACGAGAGTCGATCGTCGTCCTCGAGGCGGCTGGCTACGACATCATCCTCGTGGAGACCGTCGGTGTGGGCCAGTCTGAGGTCGCCGTCAGTCAGATGGTGGACATCTTCACCTTCCTCGCGTTGGCCGGCGCAGGCGATCAGTTGCAGGGCATCAAGAAGGGTGTTCTGGAGATGGCGGATCTTGTAGCAATCAACAAGGCCGATGGAAAGAACGTCCGCAACGCTAAGCGCGCAGCGCGCGAGCTCGGAGCAGCCATGCGCATGGTGCGCCAGCCGGACGAGGACTGGATGCCGCCTGTGATGACGATGTCTGCTGTGGAGCACACCGGCGTGGATGAGTTCTGGGACCATGTCCTGGAGCATCAGAAGGTCATGCGGGAGAACGGAAAGTTTGAGGAAAATCGTCGGGAGCAGCAGGTCAACTGGACATGGCAGATGGTCCACGAGACGATCCTGCAACGTCTCAACTCCCACCCACTAGTGCAAAAGAAGAAGGAAGAGACCGAGCACGAGCTTCGTGACGGAACGATCACGCCAACTCTTGCTGCGCAGCAGATCGTGCAGGCCTTCGATACCCCGATCCCAGAGAGCTAG
- the scpA gene encoding methylmalonyl-CoA mutase → MATIPNFADVTRVPDEPSAPAAGGAQVKDEHIWETPEGIEVKRVFNRADRDALLTGENPHPLDSFPGLRPFMRGPYATMYTNRPWTIRQYAGFSTAAESNAFYRRNLAAGQKGLSVAFDLATHRGYDSDNERVLGDVGMAGVAIDSILDMRELFQGIDLSNVSVSMTMNGAVLPILALYIVVAEEQGVEPEQLAGTIQNDILKEFMVRNTYIYPPKPSMRIISNIFEYTSLKMPRWNSISISGYHIQEAGATADLELAYTLADGIEYIRAGEDVGLEVDKFAPRLSFFWGISMNTFMEIAKLRAGRLLWSELVGKFNPKNPKSQSLRTHSQTSGWSLTAQDVYNNVARTCIEAMAATQGQTQSLHTNALDEALALPSDFSARIARNTQLLLQQESGTTAPVDVWAGSYYVEKLTAELASRARKHIQEVEEAGGMAQATIEGIPKLRIEESAARTQARIDSGRQALIGVNKYNALEDEEIEVLKVENSRVRHEQLEKLKKLREERDEAEVQKTLDALTYAAAHEDEKKPGDLSLNLLKLSVDAARAKATVGEISMALEKVFGRHEAEVKTLSGVYKDEVGKEGKVDNVQRAIALSDAFEKEEGRRPRIFIAKMGQDGHDRGQKVVASAYADMGMDVDVGPLFQTPAEAARAAVDADVHVVGVSSLAAGHLTLVPALKEELKKLGREDILICVGGVIPPGDYQELYDMGVIAIYGPGSVIADSAIDLIEKVASNIGIELNVPEK, encoded by the coding sequence ATGGCAACCATTCCAAATTTTGCAGACGTCACTCGCGTTCCCGATGAGCCGTCCGCACCCGCCGCTGGTGGGGCACAGGTAAAAGATGAGCACATCTGGGAGACGCCGGAAGGTATCGAGGTTAAGCGCGTATTTAACCGCGCCGACCGCGACGCTCTTCTCACTGGAGAGAACCCTCACCCGCTGGATTCCTTCCCCGGTCTCCGCCCGTTCATGCGTGGGCCGTACGCCACCATGTACACGAACCGCCCGTGGACGATTCGCCAGTACGCTGGCTTCTCCACTGCTGCGGAGTCCAACGCCTTCTACCGCCGTAACCTGGCAGCCGGCCAGAAGGGCCTGTCTGTGGCCTTCGACCTGGCTACCCACCGCGGTTACGATTCCGACAACGAGCGTGTGCTCGGCGACGTGGGCATGGCCGGTGTGGCCATCGACTCCATCCTCGACATGCGTGAACTGTTCCAGGGCATCGACCTCTCCAACGTGTCTGTGTCGATGACCATGAACGGCGCCGTGCTCCCGATTCTCGCCCTCTACATCGTTGTGGCCGAGGAGCAGGGTGTCGAGCCGGAACAGCTGGCAGGTACGATCCAGAACGACATCCTCAAGGAGTTCATGGTTCGTAACACCTACATCTACCCGCCTAAGCCCTCCATGCGCATCATCTCCAACATCTTCGAGTACACCTCGCTGAAGATGCCGCGCTGGAACTCCATTTCCATTTCCGGCTACCACATCCAGGAAGCCGGTGCTACAGCGGACCTCGAGCTGGCCTACACGCTGGCCGACGGCATCGAGTACATTCGCGCCGGTGAGGATGTGGGCCTCGAGGTGGATAAGTTCGCACCGCGTCTGTCCTTCTTCTGGGGCATTTCCATGAACACCTTCATGGAGATTGCAAAGCTCCGCGCTGGCCGCCTCCTCTGGAGCGAGCTCGTGGGCAAGTTCAACCCGAAGAACCCGAAGTCGCAGTCCCTGCGTACGCACTCCCAGACCTCTGGCTGGTCGCTTACCGCCCAGGACGTGTACAACAACGTTGCACGCACCTGCATTGAGGCCATGGCTGCAACTCAGGGCCAGACCCAGTCGCTGCACACCAACGCCCTTGATGAGGCGCTGGCTCTGCCGAGTGACTTCTCCGCTCGTATTGCCCGTAACACCCAGCTGCTCCTGCAGCAGGAGTCCGGCACCACCGCTCCGGTGGATGTGTGGGCAGGTTCGTACTACGTGGAGAAGCTCACTGCTGAACTTGCCTCCCGTGCCCGCAAGCACATTCAGGAGGTTGAGGAAGCCGGCGGTATGGCGCAGGCCACGATCGAAGGCATCCCGAAGCTCCGTATTGAGGAATCCGCTGCACGTACCCAGGCACGCATCGACTCCGGCCGCCAGGCCCTCATCGGTGTGAACAAGTACAACGCGCTGGAGGACGAGGAGATCGAGGTTCTCAAGGTGGAGAACTCCCGCGTCCGCCACGAGCAGCTGGAGAAGCTCAAGAAGCTGCGCGAGGAGCGCGACGAGGCTGAAGTACAGAAGACCCTCGACGCCCTCACCTACGCTGCCGCTCACGAGGACGAGAAGAAGCCGGGCGATCTGTCGCTCAACCTCCTCAAGCTCTCTGTCGATGCAGCTCGCGCAAAGGCCACCGTGGGAGAAATCTCCATGGCTCTGGAAAAGGTCTTCGGCCGCCACGAGGCTGAGGTTAAGACCCTGTCCGGCGTGTACAAGGACGAGGTAGGAAAGGAGGGCAAGGTGGATAACGTTCAGCGTGCTATCGCCCTGTCCGACGCTTTTGAGAAGGAAGAGGGCCGTCGTCCGCGTATCTTCATCGCGAAGATGGGCCAGGACGGTCACGACCGTGGTCAGAAGGTTGTCGCTTCCGCCTATGCCGATATGGGCATGGATGTCGACGTGGGACCGCTGTTCCAGACCCCGGCCGAAGCTGCCCGTGCAGCCGTGGATGCCGACGTCCACGTTGTCGGTGTGTCCTCGCTCGCTGCTGGCCACCTCACACTGGTGCCGGCACTGAAGGAAGAGCTGAAGAAGCTCGGACGTGAGGACATCCTCATTTGCGTCGGCGGTGTCATCCCTCCGGGTGACTACCAGGAGCTCTACGATATGGGCGTCATCGCGATCTACGGTCCTGGCTCGGTTATTGCCGATTCCGCCATCGACCTGATCGAGAAGGTCGCTTCCAACATCGGTATCGAGCTCAACGTTCCTGAAAAGTAA